The Paramisgurnus dabryanus chromosome 1, PD_genome_1.1, whole genome shotgun sequence genome includes a window with the following:
- the nat9 gene encoding alpha/beta-tubulin-N-acetyltransferase 9: MKINEDTLLEGQKVVLVPYNADHVPRYHQWMSSPDLQKLTASEPLTLEQEYDMQRSWREDDDKCTFIILDKQKWANPSIPEEECMVGDVNIFLTDPSDPSLAELEIMIAVPWYRGKGLGKEVTRMMMCYGISKLGIQKFEVKIGLDNKISIAMFKKFHFRELSVSEVFREITLGVTVNEALHKTVFGNMDFMVQREYGKARDSRQVGIPPFPL; encoded by the exons ATGAAGATAAATGAAGATACGTTACTAGAGGGGCAGAAGGTAGTGCTGGTACCTTACAATGCAGATCACGTCCCCAG ATATCATCAATGGATGTCCTCTCCTGATCTACAGAAGCTGACTGCATCAGAGCCCTTGACATTGGAGCAGGAATATGACATGCAACGGAGCTGGAGAGAAGATGACGACA AGTGCACTTTCATCATTTTGGACAAGCAGAAATGGGCTAACCCGAGTATTCCAGAGGAGGAATGCATGGTGGGCGATGTCAACATTTTTTTGACAGACCCCAGTGACCCATCTTTGGCTGAACTGGAGATCATGATCGCAG tgCCATGGTATAGAGGAAAAGGACTTGGCAAAGAAGTAACTCGGATGATGATGTGCTACG GCATCAGCAAACTAGGAATTCAAAAATTTGAAGTCAAAATTGGTTTGGATAACAAAATCAGCATTGCCATGTTCAAGAAATTTCACTTCCGGGAG CTCTCTGTCAGCGAGGTCTTTCGAGAGATTACTCTTGGGGTCACTGTGAATGAGGCTTTACACAAGACTGTGTTTGGAAACATGGACTTCATGGTGCAGAGAGAATACGGGAAGGCACGAGACAGTAGACAAGTCGGAATCCCACCATTCCCTCTGTGA
- the lrrc59 gene encoding leucine-rich repeat-containing protein 59 — MSKGKVENLKDNIDGNEADLSLSNLTEVPVKELAAFPKATKLDLSCNNLTTLTVEFCSLTHLIKIDLSKNQLVSLPEEFGQLSNLQHLDLYNNKLKMLPVSFSQLRSLKWLDLKDNPLEPTLAKTAGDCLDEKQCKQCASRVLQHMKVLQEEADRERERRLLKERELEKKKEAKQREREAREREAQKKKKAEEKEKKRLEYQAQMAALAAQEQQKKKREEKKKKAAQNQGKKAKSESVAKGKRSICSLFFFFLLKLLLLLIVGISSVLAVCQFTELRKEAYCVPLNLHFEETVRWAQGLDIVQQVIQKWSDLRG; from the exons ATGAGTAAAGGCAAAGTTGAGAACCTTAAAGACAACATTGATGGCAATGAGGCAGATCTCAGTCTCAGTAACCTTACAGAGGTGCCAGTAAAGGAGCTG GCTGCATTTCCAAAGGCAACAAAGTTGGATCTGTCGTGTAATAACCTCACAACCCTGACT GTTGAATTCTGCAGCTTGACTCACCTTATCAAAATTGACCTCAGCAAGAACCAGCTAGTCAGCTTGCCAGAAGAATTTGGACAACTTAGTAACCTTCAGCATCTGGATTTATACAACAACAAACTAAAAATGCTTCCGGTCAGCTTCTCGCAACTCAGG AGTCTAAAATGGCTGGATTTAAAGGATAACCCATTGGAACCAACACTGGCCAAGACTGCAGGGGATTGCTTAGATGAAAAACAATGCAAACAGTGTGCGTCTAGG GTTCTCCAACACATGAAGGTCTTGCAGGAGGAAGCAGACAGGGAGCGAGAACGTCGATTGTTAAAAGAGAGAG AActagaaaagaaaaaagaagctaagcagagagaaagagaagccAGAGAAAGAGAGGCACAGAAAAAGAAGAAAGCTGAGGAGAAAGAAAAGAAGAGGCTGGAGTATCAGGCTCAGATGGCTGCTCTCGCTGCACAAGAACAACAGAAAAAGAAGAGGGAAGAGAAAAAGAAGAAAGCTGCTCAAAATCAAG GCAAAAAGGCTAAATCAGAATCTGTGGCCAAAGGCAAGCGGTCCATCTGCTCCTTGTTCTTCTTTTTCCTCCTAAAACTCCTTCTCCTGCTTATTGTCGGAATTTCAAGTGTTTTAGCAGTTTGTCAGTTTACTGAACTGAGGAAAGAGGCATACTGTGTTCCACTGAACCTACACTTTGAAGAGACCGTGAGATGGGCTCAGGGACTGGACATTGTGCAGCAAGTCATTCAAAAATGGTCTGATCTCCGAggataa